TTTCGCGGGTGCGCTCACTGTAGTAAACGTCAGCCCCCATGGCGTTCATATCACGTTCCAACCAACCGGCTATCAAGCGTGCCGTCCATCTATCAGAAAAATCGTATTGCAGCTGGCCGCGCAGCGCGATGTCATCTAAATCTCCGCTATCAGGACCACTGAGATTTTTCGTTAAGTTTCCGCGACGGCTAGTGCTGCCACTTAATCTACCTGCCAACTTTTCGCTTAAAGGTCCGCTAATATAGCCTTTGACTTGATGGAGATCATCACTGGCATAGGTGAATTCCAGCATCGTCTCAAGTTCGCGGCTGGGTCTTGCCGAGGACACCGCAATCAATCCCGCCGAGGCATTCTTACCGTATAGGGTGCTCTGCGGCCCCTTCAATACTTCAATGGATTGCACGTCAACAATATCGCCTAAACCAATACCCGAGCGCGAGCGAAAGGCACCGTCAATATAGAGCGCAACCGCCGGCTCAAAGGTCGGCACATTAGCCGCGTTACCAATGCCGCGAATGCGCACTGCTGTGCTCATGGGTTGATCGGTGGTGAGGATATATAGGGATGGCACTAAGGCCGAGACATCACTGATATCTCTAAATCCCGACTCCTGTAAATCGTCAGCTGATAACGCAGATACGGCGACTGGCACATCCTGCAAACTCTC
This portion of the Zhongshania sp. R06B22 genome encodes:
- a CDS encoding TonB-dependent receptor — its product is MKRIPPLLLTCCFISPAIAAPVLEEVLVTAQKRSESLQDVPVAVSALSADDLQESGFRDISDVSALVPSLYILTTDQPMSTAVRIRGIGNAANVPTFEPAVALYIDGAFRSRSGIGLGDIVDVQSIEVLKGPQSTLYGKNASAGLIAVSSARPSRELETMLEFTYASDDLHQVKGYISGPLSEKLAGRLSGSTSRRGNLTKNLSGPDSGDLDDIALRGQLQYDFSDRWTARLIAGWLERDMNAMGADVYYSERTREMISQAGYDISNNDPLDHVVEHNLKPIIKQDSSDAILNVQYSGESYSFTSISSYDIYDSEKYMYNVELMPINIASNFDKHAGESISQEFRIASEGSDSLRWMTGVYYYYNDFQRGDSDKPFLRMEDQVEEYGTIVAQYFVGATSTSPCANTHIRGRG